A genomic segment from Conger conger chromosome 2, fConCon1.1, whole genome shotgun sequence encodes:
- the LOC133115341 gene encoding muscarinic acetylcholine receptor M3-like produces the protein MNLNASSTEASLYQSHSPPGMRAYQDTDHLPRNPWLERQNGANNDSFSRSSNLTSLYNATLAPTVAYDPLGGHTIWQVILIIFFTGSLSLVTVIGNILVLVSFKVNKQLKTVNNYYLLSLAFADLIIGVISMNLYTTYIIMGQWALGNWACDLWLALDYVASNASVMNLLVISFDRYFSITRPLTYRAKRTTKRAVTMIVLAWFISFVLWAPAILLWQFFVGERTVPHGECRIQFLSEPIITFCTAIAAFYLPVTIMTMLYWRIYKETENRTKELAGLRVSGNQGEPTKQTGSSRSCSSYELNQPARKSSSRRPGGRFTFWPLTKTPKSSNEGEPEHSSSDSWNNNEAGASESDEEEIPQARAIYSIVLNMPGMKRAINSQLTSSEDLDVSEEDPLKPDGDSGALAKDKGDKDCNSYHQRFSKTPVRSMPSIELPKPPDTQTPATKSSSMPISFKDAAMAKRFATKAKTQITKRKKMSLVKEKKAAQTLSAILFAFIITWTPYNIMVLVNTFCDNCIPETLWALGYWLCYVNSTVNPMCYALCNKTFRTTFKMILLCQWDNQKRNKSQFQQRQAVAFRRKMGGDS, from the coding sequence ATGAACCTGAACGCCAGCAGCACAGAGGCCAGCTTATACCAGAGCCACAGTCCCCCAGGAATGAGAGCCTACCAAGACACAGACCATCTTCCCAGAAACCCCTGGCTGGAACGTCAAAATGGGGCCAACAATGACTCCTTCAGCAGAAGCTCCAACCTGACGAGTCTGTACAATGCTACCCTAGCCCCCACTGTGGCATACGACCCCCTTGGGGGTCACACCATCTGGCAGGTCATCCTAATCATCTTCTTTACGGGGTCCTTGTCCCTGGTTACAGTCATTGGCAACATCCTTGTCCTGGTGTCATTCAAGGTCAACAAGCAACTGAAGACAGTCAATAACTACTACCTGCTTAGCCTGGCTTTTGCTGACTTGATAATCGGTGTGATCTCTATGAACCTCTACACCACGTACATTATAATGGGCCAGTGGGCCTTGGGCAACTGGGCCTGCGACTTGTGGCTCGCCCTTGACTATGTGGCCAGCAACGCCTCGGTCATGAACCTGCTAGTCATCAGCTTTGACAGGTATTTTTCAATCACCAGGCCCCTCACATACCGAGCCAAGAGAACCACCAAGAGAGCCGTGACCATGATCGTACTCGCATGGTTCATCTCTTTTGTCCTCTGGGCACCGGCCATTTTGCTCTGGCAGTTCTTCGTCGGGGAACGTACGGTCCCCCACGGTGAGTGCCGCATCCAGTTCCTCTCCGAGCCCATCATCACCTTCTGTACGGCGATAGCAGCATTTTACCTGCCAGTCACCATCATGACTATGCTGTACTGGAGGATCTACAAGGAGACAGAGAACCGTACAAAGGAGCTAGCTGGTTTGCGTGTCTCGGGGAACCAGGGGGAGCCGACCAAACAGACCGGGAGCTCCCGCAGCTGCAGCAGCTACGAGCTCAACCAGCCAGCACGCAAGAGCTCCTCCCGGAGGCCGGGAGGCCGTTTCACCTTTTGGCCCCTGACCAAAACCCCAAAGTCCAGCAACGAGGGGGAGCCTGAGCACAGCAGCAGCGACAGCTGGAACAACAACGAGGCCGGGGCATCCGAGTCAGACGAAGAGGAGATACCCCAAGCCCGCGCCATTTACTCCATCGTCCTGAACATGCCCGGCATGAAGCGGGCCATCAACTCCCAGCTCACGTCCTCCGAGGACCTGGATGTGTCGGAGGAGGATCCCCTGAAGCCCGATGGAGACAGCGGAGCCTTAGCCAAGGACAAGGGTGACAAAGACTGCAACAGCTACCACCAGCGCTTCTCCAAGACACCTGTTCGGTCCATGCCCTCCATAGAGTTACCTAAGCCCCCTGACACCCAGACCCCGGCTACTAAGTCCTCCTCGATGCCCATCTCCTTTAAGGATGCGGCCATGGCCAAGCGCTTCGCCACCAAGGCAAAGACTCAGATCACCAAGCGCAAGAAAATGTCTCTGGTGAAGGAGAAGAAGGCCGCCCAGACCCTGAGTGCCATCCTGTTTGCCTTCATCATCACATGGACACCCTACAACATCATGGTGCTGGTCAACACCTTTTGCGACAACTGTATTCCTGAGACACTGTGGGCCCTGGGCTACTGGCTCTGCTACGTAAACAGCACGGTGAACCCCATGTGCTACGCCCTCTGCAATAAGACCTTCCGGACCACCTTCAAGATGATCCTGCTCTGCCAGTGGGACAACCAGAAGCGCAACAAGTCGCAGTTTCAGCAGAGGCAGGCGGTGGCTTTCCGACGGAAGATGGGGGGAGACTCGTAG